From Spirosoma aerolatum, one genomic window encodes:
- a CDS encoding serine hydrolase yields MKLSATVLLLLSTVSLWAQKPISSRQLQDFDGYVEAARKQWQVPGMAITVVKDNKVIFKKGYGVRELGKPEPVDTQTLFACASTTKAMTVTLLGILVDEGKLAWNDPVSKYLPELQLYDPYVTRELRVRDLLIHDTGIGSTDFMTGAMSIPANEMFLRMRLVKPSYSFRAGFAYQNTFYSAAGRIIERIAGKNWAEFLKERVFNPLGMTRTAPKRSYIKDDNQTRPHYAINDTIRVIDYGADSEIGSAGAVWSSADDISKWVNCMLDSSKYRGGRLLKPETWTEMFTPQTFFPEDEYPTMSVLKPNWRTYGLGWYQHDYKGHKVNFHTGSLAGLTAIIGQVPDEKLGVYIFGNLDHAEVRHALMYKTFDWFALGGNRDWSKELKIVYDGLKKKRKQAINEFYEDRIRNTSPVLPLASYAGTYTSPLYGKAVVSVQGDGLAVNINDNSLQANLAHWHYDIFYGPYQKAWYGKAQARFLFDKMGKVDKLLIDGLEFTKE; encoded by the coding sequence ATGAAACTATCCGCTACCGTTCTGCTCTTGTTGAGCACCGTTTCGCTATGGGCGCAAAAGCCCATTTCTTCCAGACAACTTCAGGATTTTGACGGCTATGTAGAGGCCGCCCGCAAGCAGTGGCAGGTACCAGGCATGGCCATAACGGTTGTTAAGGACAATAAGGTAATTTTTAAGAAAGGGTACGGCGTTCGGGAGTTGGGCAAACCAGAACCTGTGGATACACAAACCTTATTTGCCTGTGCCTCAACCACCAAGGCAATGACTGTTACGTTACTGGGGATACTGGTCGATGAGGGTAAACTCGCCTGGAATGATCCTGTCAGCAAATACCTGCCCGAACTTCAACTATACGACCCTTACGTAACCCGCGAACTGAGAGTACGGGATTTACTAATTCATGATACGGGCATCGGTAGTACCGATTTTATGACGGGAGCGATGAGCATTCCAGCCAACGAGATGTTTCTGCGAATGCGGTTGGTGAAGCCGAGCTATTCGTTTCGGGCAGGATTTGCATACCAGAATACATTTTACTCAGCCGCCGGGCGAATTATTGAGCGCATTGCCGGAAAAAACTGGGCTGAGTTTCTGAAAGAGCGCGTGTTCAATCCCCTCGGTATGACCCGCACGGCTCCGAAACGCAGCTATATCAAAGACGATAATCAGACCCGACCGCATTATGCCATCAACGATACGATTCGGGTTATTGATTACGGAGCAGATAGCGAAATTGGTTCGGCCGGTGCTGTCTGGTCGTCGGCTGACGACATCAGTAAGTGGGTTAACTGTATGCTGGACAGCAGCAAATACCGAGGTGGCCGTCTGTTAAAGCCCGAAACCTGGACCGAAATGTTTACCCCGCAGACGTTCTTTCCCGAGGACGAATACCCAACTATGTCGGTCCTGAAACCCAATTGGCGGACGTATGGACTGGGTTGGTATCAGCATGATTATAAAGGGCATAAAGTCAATTTTCATACAGGAAGTCTGGCAGGTTTGACAGCCATTATTGGGCAGGTACCCGACGAAAAGCTGGGTGTTTACATTTTTGGAAATTTAGACCATGCCGAAGTGCGCCATGCATTGATGTACAAAACGTTCGACTGGTTTGCTTTGGGCGGTAATCGGGACTGGAGTAAGGAATTGAAAATAGTATATGATGGCTTGAAAAAGAAGCGAAAGCAGGCGATTAATGAGTTCTACGAAGATCGGATAAGGAATACGTCACCTGTTTTACCCCTGGCATCGTACGCAGGAACCTATACCAGTCCATTGTATGGGAAGGCCGTAGTGAGTGTACAGGGCGATGGATTAGCCGTCAATATCAACGATAACAGCCTGCAAGCTAATCTGGCTCACTGGCATTATGACATCTTTTATGGGCCTTACCAGAAAGCCTGGTATGGAAAGGCACAGGCCCGGTTTCTGTTCGATAAAATGGGGAAGGTGGATAAATTACTGATTGATGGACTTGAGTTTACCAAAGAGTAG
- a CDS encoding YceI family protein, giving the protein MKNYSIANGCLVAIMVLCAFTAPLAKRKIMADKAASTVTYAAKHPLHSWEGISHDVNCAIIYNDDTKQPETVAVSIKVASFDSDNNNRDSHAVEAMEGIKYPNVTFISSDIKAGDNGTLTAKGTLTFHGVAKPVTLNATRKDNGNKMTITGEFPVNMTDHNIERPSLMGLKTEDAMMLRFTVVFSL; this is encoded by the coding sequence ATGAAAAACTATTCGATTGCAAATGGCTGCCTGGTAGCCATCATGGTTCTTTGTGCCTTTACAGCTCCCCTGGCGAAACGAAAAATAATGGCCGATAAAGCTGCTTCGACTGTTACGTATGCGGCCAAACACCCGCTGCATAGTTGGGAGGGCATTAGCCACGATGTGAATTGCGCCATCATTTATAATGATGATACGAAACAGCCCGAAACCGTTGCTGTTTCCATCAAAGTAGCCTCGTTCGACAGCGACAATAACAACCGGGATTCGCACGCTGTAGAAGCGATGGAGGGCATTAAATACCCGAATGTTACGTTTATAAGTTCGGATATTAAAGCAGGCGATAACGGGACTCTAACGGCCAAAGGAACGCTTACGTTTCATGGGGTAGCTAAGCCTGTTACCCTAAACGCTACTCGCAAAGACAACGGAAACAAGATGACCATAACGGGTGAGTTTCCGGTGAATATGACCGATCATAATATTGAACGTCCCTCGCTCATGGGATTAAAAACCGAAGACGCTATGATGCTCCGGTTTACTGTTGTATTTAGTTTATAA
- the dnaN gene encoding DNA polymerase III subunit beta, with translation MKFIVSSSVLLKNLQHINGVVATNPIVPILENFLFRIEDGTLTVTASDLQTTMTTQIPVESSENGSIAIPAKLLLDTLRSLPEQPVTINIDTDTFGTEILTDNGRYKLSGENPIDFPKLPTVNKNMSVEMPSDVLLGAINNTVFATSTDDLRPAMTGVLLQLTSENATFVATDGHRLIRYRRTDLSASGSTSIIIPRKALQLLKASLPENTPLTAEFSQSNAAFTFGATKLICRLIDERFPDYENAIPTNNPNVMTIGRTDLLNSLKRIMIYANRTTHQIRLSLKSNSLTISAEDLDYSNEANEKLLCEYDGDPMEIGFNAKLLSEVLSNLSAKMISLEMSAPNRAGLLIPADKEENEDILMLVMPVMLNTYA, from the coding sequence ATGAAATTTATAGTTTCCTCGTCTGTCCTGCTAAAAAACCTTCAGCATATTAACGGCGTTGTGGCCACCAATCCTATTGTTCCGATCCTCGAAAATTTTCTGTTTCGCATTGAGGATGGGACGCTTACGGTAACCGCTTCGGATTTGCAAACGACCATGACGACTCAGATTCCGGTTGAATCGAGCGAGAACGGGTCAATTGCAATTCCCGCCAAATTATTGCTTGATACCCTCCGCAGCCTGCCCGAACAGCCGGTTACGATTAATATAGATACGGATACGTTTGGTACCGAAATCCTGACCGATAACGGCCGCTATAAACTGTCGGGCGAAAACCCGATCGACTTCCCCAAACTGCCGACAGTCAACAAAAATATGTCGGTCGAAATGCCTTCGGATGTCTTGCTGGGCGCTATCAACAACACGGTTTTTGCGACCAGTACCGACGACCTTCGCCCGGCCATGACCGGGGTGCTGTTACAACTCACCAGCGAGAATGCTACGTTCGTAGCTACCGATGGACACCGGCTTATCCGTTACCGCCGGACCGACCTCAGCGCGTCGGGCAGTACGTCGATTATTATTCCCCGTAAAGCCCTGCAACTGCTGAAAGCCTCGTTGCCTGAGAACACGCCCCTTACGGCTGAGTTCAGCCAGTCGAATGCGGCCTTTACGTTTGGAGCAACCAAACTGATCTGCCGCCTGATCGATGAACGGTTCCCTGATTACGAAAACGCTATCCCGACCAACAATCCGAATGTGATGACCATCGGGCGTACCGATCTGCTGAACTCGCTCAAGCGGATTATGATCTATGCCAACCGTACTACACACCAGATTCGGCTGTCGCTCAAGTCGAACTCGCTGACCATCTCGGCTGAGGATCTGGACTACTCCAACGAAGCAAACGAAAAGCTCCTCTGCGAATACGATGGCGATCCGATGGAAATTGGCTTCAATGCCAAACTGCTGTCGGAAGTACTGAGCAACCTCAGCGCGAAAATGATCTCGCTGGAGATGTCGGCCCCGAACCGCGCCGGCCTGCTGATTCCAGCCGATAAAGAAGAGAATGAAGACATCCTGATGCTGGTGATGCCCGTGATGTTGAATACATACGCCTAA
- a CDS encoding MFS transporter codes for MNKLYGSPARADRYQPTVLALGMGHGFSDAAAGYLVGGFSANTSFAELGGAIMLYNLLAFGGQLPAGIWLDRVGHYREAAIISLLSMAGAVGLLANDLIWPAVVLAGLSSAIYHIAGGAITLRSFPEKSRFVGIFSAFGVLGLALGGWSGTMHWAGVSYLLVSGLLILALIIVKARLPLSRPQLVVPEKPQLDRHDYLMILLLTAIAMRSAVWNMIQLLYAHQYDWLLYIALAAMAGKLIGGWLTDRIPWKLYTLLALGIAIPALGWGYRRLFWLMLGTGLLQSLTPVSVVALQRLFPNTPATVSGATFGLAIALGGLISSISLGSYFSLFTQLLLLGILTWCLYYSFWLAGHQQPT; via the coding sequence ATGAATAAATTATATGGTTCGCCAGCAAGAGCTGACCGTTATCAGCCTACGGTACTGGCACTAGGTATGGGACATGGGTTTTCGGACGCAGCAGCCGGTTATCTGGTAGGCGGTTTTTCGGCCAATACCTCGTTTGCTGAGTTAGGTGGTGCCATCATGCTCTATAACCTACTGGCTTTTGGCGGGCAGTTGCCTGCCGGAATCTGGCTCGACCGTGTTGGACACTACCGGGAGGCTGCCATCATCTCCCTGCTGAGTATGGCAGGGGCAGTGGGCTTGTTGGCCAACGATCTAATCTGGCCTGCTGTAGTGCTGGCCGGACTAAGCTCAGCTATCTATCATATAGCTGGTGGTGCTATCACACTAAGAAGCTTTCCAGAAAAATCACGGTTTGTAGGCATTTTCTCCGCCTTTGGCGTACTGGGGCTGGCACTAGGTGGCTGGTCAGGCACGATGCATTGGGCTGGTGTTAGTTATCTGCTGGTAAGCGGATTACTCATACTTGCCCTGATCATTGTCAAAGCTAGGCTACCCCTGAGTCGACCACAGCTGGTAGTGCCAGAAAAGCCCCAACTTGATCGTCATGACTATCTGATGATCTTACTGCTGACAGCGATTGCGATGCGGTCGGCAGTGTGGAATATGATTCAGTTGCTTTACGCGCATCAATACGACTGGCTCCTGTATATCGCGCTGGCGGCAATGGCGGGTAAGTTGATCGGTGGTTGGCTGACCGACCGGATTCCCTGGAAACTGTATACGCTTTTGGCACTGGGTATTGCTATCCCGGCCCTCGGCTGGGGGTATCGCCGATTGTTCTGGCTAATGCTTGGAACGGGACTGTTACAATCGTTGACACCTGTCAGTGTAGTAGCGCTCCAGCGGCTTTTTCCAAATACACCGGCCACCGTGAGTGGGGCTACGTTCGGGCTAGCTATTGCGCTGGGTGGGCTAATCTCGTCAATTTCGCTGGGTTCTTATTTCTCGTTGTTTACCCAGTTGCTGCTGTTGGGTATCCTGACCTGGTGCCTTTACTATTCCTTCTGGTTGGCCGGCCACCAGCAACCAACCTAA
- a CDS encoding TCR/Tet family MFS transporter → MKKRTAPALIFIFITLLIDVTGLGIIIPVFPKLIEQLIHGNISQAASWGGWLTFSYAAMQFLFSPILGGLSDRYGRRPVLLFSLLGFGLDYVLQGFAPSIGWLFVGRILAGITGASFTTATAYIADVSPPEKRAQNFGLVGAAFGVGFILGPAVGGFLGQYGPRVPFFVAAGLTMINFLYGLLILPESLDEAHRRPFDWKRANPVGSLMRLGKYPVILGLVASLVLIYIAGFAVQGTWTFYTMEKFKWDEKTVGLSLATIGLSFAIVQGGLTRIIIPKLGQQRSVYVGLMFSAIGFLLFALATQSWMMFAFMAVYAMGGIAGPSVQGIISTQVPANEQGELQGALTSLTSTTSIFGPLIMTNLFSYFTSPKAPIYLPGAPYFLGSLLVIISAFLARRGFKRNMVAESNPTQPAKPETDDIARETDQQTITPGGLP, encoded by the coding sequence ATGAAAAAGCGCACCGCACCTGCACTGATTTTTATTTTTATCACGTTGCTGATCGATGTGACGGGTCTGGGGATTATTATTCCCGTTTTTCCGAAACTGATTGAGCAGCTCATTCATGGTAATATCAGTCAGGCGGCAAGCTGGGGGGGCTGGCTGACATTTTCTTACGCAGCCATGCAGTTCCTGTTTTCCCCTATTCTGGGCGGATTGAGCGACCGCTATGGACGTCGGCCTGTCCTGCTGTTCTCACTGCTCGGTTTTGGCTTAGATTATGTGCTTCAGGGATTCGCGCCCAGCATTGGCTGGCTGTTTGTGGGACGGATTCTGGCTGGTATTACAGGGGCAAGCTTTACAACCGCTACAGCCTACATTGCCGACGTGAGCCCCCCGGAAAAGCGGGCGCAGAACTTCGGGCTAGTAGGAGCGGCCTTTGGTGTGGGGTTCATTCTCGGCCCAGCGGTTGGCGGCTTTTTAGGGCAATATGGCCCACGTGTTCCCTTTTTTGTGGCGGCTGGCCTTACCATGATTAATTTCCTGTATGGCCTGCTCATCTTGCCCGAATCGCTTGACGAAGCTCACCGCCGTCCCTTCGACTGGAAACGCGCCAATCCCGTAGGCTCACTGATGCGGCTAGGTAAGTACCCGGTCATTCTGGGACTTGTTGCGTCGCTGGTTTTGATCTATATAGCCGGTTTTGCCGTACAGGGCACATGGACGTTCTATACGATGGAGAAATTCAAGTGGGACGAAAAAACAGTCGGTCTATCATTAGCGACTATTGGCCTCTCATTTGCGATTGTGCAGGGTGGCCTAACCCGAATCATCATTCCTAAACTGGGTCAACAGCGGTCGGTATACGTCGGGCTGATGTTCAGCGCCATTGGTTTCCTGCTGTTTGCATTAGCCACACAAAGCTGGATGATGTTCGCATTCATGGCTGTTTATGCGATGGGCGGCATTGCAGGGCCATCGGTTCAGGGCATTATTTCTACGCAGGTTCCGGCGAATGAGCAGGGAGAGCTACAGGGCGCGTTAACCAGTCTGACCAGTACGACATCGATTTTCGGGCCGCTGATTATGACCAACCTGTTTTCGTACTTTACGTCGCCCAAGGCACCTATCTATCTGCCCGGTGCACCATATTTTTTAGGCTCTTTACTGGTCATTATCAGCGCGTTTCTGGCCCGCCGTGGCTTCAAGCGGAACATGGTTGCTGAGTCAAATCCAACCCAGCCAGCCAAGCCCGAAACTGACGATATTGCACGCGAAACCGACCAGCAGACTATAACGCCAGGAGGTCTTCCATAA
- a CDS encoding putative Ig domain-containing protein, translated as MFDLVAFIAQLLPPYKRTTTNKGFVQILFAPIGTLLLAIEALRVKLLIEARSTGQVLILQELCNRVAFGAAVDRIYLLDGNTTVDFQVVIPPGLSESVVSNIRGVLDAHKQAGKRYTIQVDADYDVITTPLAWEPGYPTLSSTKLTWAVDQSGSFHTVVVADGETVIDQSFNYLDGVPLEYANNTATNVSITVGPVSATLTRNVASGVINRIGYLRSGNLVMILPNVDLGTVEVKLVGINGTNFSDSYQDASVANNTVSGVTYNRQRVYPTVPNGQYRAYARIKGQTQETTVDITWAGANQPPIVSYQLPDVSGKVGVPFSTTFPLNTFTDPDGTIASIAVSGYPSPLGYTSGSRTLAGTPTTAGTYTVYVTATDNQGATVQDSFVLTIAAADAPDPIPSGTGTSNVVYYNSNVLKCEVQWSNGKARVVDTSGYVVPSGKNVYYFLSGSPYVNSLSTDYEYLPGQTLTVWKVVAVSPDRFANAFVATGFNIIYFGQPE; from the coding sequence ATGTTTGATCTGGTCGCCTTTATCGCGCAATTATTGCCCCCCTATAAGCGTACCACGACCAACAAAGGGTTCGTGCAAATCCTGTTTGCGCCGATTGGAACGCTCCTGCTGGCTATCGAAGCGTTGCGGGTTAAGCTCCTGATCGAAGCCCGTTCCACGGGTCAGGTCTTAATCCTTCAGGAGCTTTGCAACCGGGTGGCTTTCGGGGCGGCTGTGGATCGTATCTATTTGCTGGATGGCAACACGACGGTAGATTTTCAGGTGGTCATTCCGCCTGGTCTATCGGAATCGGTTGTGTCGAATATCCGGGGGGTGCTGGATGCCCACAAGCAAGCCGGAAAACGCTACACGATTCAGGTTGATGCGGATTATGATGTGATCACCACTCCGCTGGCCTGGGAACCGGGTTACCCTACCTTATCGAGTACAAAACTAACCTGGGCAGTCGATCAGTCGGGTAGTTTCCATACGGTTGTCGTTGCGGACGGGGAAACGGTCATTGATCAGTCGTTTAACTACCTGGATGGGGTGCCCTTAGAGTACGCCAATAACACCGCTACTAATGTCAGTATTACGGTCGGTCCTGTATCGGCTACACTGACGCGGAACGTTGCTAGTGGTGTCATTAACCGGATCGGGTACCTGCGAAGTGGGAACCTGGTTATGATCCTGCCGAATGTCGATTTAGGCACGGTCGAAGTGAAGCTGGTTGGTATCAATGGAACGAATTTCAGCGACTCCTATCAGGATGCGAGTGTGGCCAATAATACCGTGTCGGGCGTGACCTATAACCGCCAGCGGGTTTACCCTACAGTGCCAAACGGTCAGTACCGGGCTTATGCCCGGATCAAAGGCCAAACGCAGGAAACGACGGTGGATATAACCTGGGCGGGGGCCAATCAGCCGCCGATTGTCAGCTATCAATTGCCGGATGTATCGGGTAAAGTTGGGGTGCCATTTTCGACCACGTTCCCCCTGAATACGTTCACTGATCCAGACGGAACGATAGCCAGTATTGCGGTGTCGGGCTACCCCTCACCACTAGGCTACACGTCCGGTAGCCGAACGCTGGCGGGTACACCCACGACAGCCGGAACGTACACCGTGTACGTGACCGCAACCGATAACCAGGGCGCTACCGTTCAGGACTCGTTTGTGCTAACCATCGCTGCTGCCGATGCACCGGACCCGATTCCATCAGGCACCGGAACGTCCAATGTCGTCTATTACAATTCCAACGTACTGAAGTGTGAAGTACAATGGAGCAATGGCAAGGCGCGGGTCGTAGACACGTCGGGCTATGTCGTGCCCAGTGGCAAGAACGTCTATTACTTCTTGTCGGGTTCGCCCTATGTCAATAGCCTATCGACCGACTACGAATACTTGCCGGGTCAGACACTCACCGTCTGGAAGGTCGTAGCCGTTTCGCCGGATCGGTTCGCTAATGCCTTTGTCGCTACTGGTTTTAATATCATCTATTTTGGACAGCCTGAATAA
- a CDS encoding QcrA and Rieske domain-containing protein has translation MKSNLATETIKRGEFLRSLGLSTGALMAFYCMGTGLTACSKSDSSDPAPTPTPAAGVTGNADASKGAISFTVDLTNSNYSKLKTSGQYAIIGSLIVAKAKSGSFIALSKTCTHEGTEVKYRAAQDDIYCDNHGSEYSLTGAVDVGPATKPLTQYKTSLSADGNTLTVTA, from the coding sequence ATGAAGAGTAACTTAGCAACCGAGACAATAAAGCGTGGAGAATTTTTACGTAGCCTGGGCTTGAGCACGGGTGCCCTGATGGCTTTCTATTGCATGGGGACAGGGCTCACCGCTTGTTCGAAAAGTGATAGTAGCGATCCTGCACCTACGCCAACACCAGCCGCTGGTGTAACAGGAAATGCTGATGCCTCGAAAGGCGCTATTAGCTTTACCGTTGATCTAACCAATTCTAATTATAGTAAGCTAAAGACATCGGGGCAGTATGCCATTATTGGTAGCCTGATTGTGGCCAAAGCGAAAAGTGGCTCATTTATAGCGCTTTCCAAAACTTGCACGCACGAAGGTACAGAAGTGAAGTATCGGGCTGCTCAGGACGATATTTATTGCGACAATCACGGTTCAGAATACAGTCTGACGGGTGCCGTCGATGTTGGCCCGGCTACCAAGCCGCTCACGCAGTATAAAACGTCGCTGAGTGCCGACGGAAACACGCTGACCGTAACTGCCTAA
- a CDS encoding DUF2480 family protein — translation MEAEIVNRVANSGLITLDLEDYYHPGERIVYDLKDNLFMGLILKEKDFRAFLKEHDWSQYAGKNVAITCTEEAIIPTWAYMLLTLQLQPYAHAIVFGSLTDLEEKLYFDAIARINPEVYRDARVVVKGCSKVPVPTAAYVELTRVLRPVVQSLLFGEPCSTVPLYKRPKG, via the coding sequence ATGGAAGCTGAAATTGTAAATCGCGTTGCCAATAGCGGGCTGATCACGCTCGATCTGGAAGACTATTATCACCCTGGCGAACGGATTGTCTATGATCTGAAAGATAATCTATTCATGGGGCTTATCCTGAAAGAGAAGGATTTTCGCGCCTTTCTGAAAGAGCACGACTGGAGCCAGTACGCGGGTAAAAACGTGGCCATCACCTGCACCGAAGAGGCAATCATTCCTACCTGGGCCTATATGCTGTTGACACTGCAATTACAGCCTTATGCCCATGCCATTGTTTTCGGCTCTCTGACTGATTTGGAAGAAAAACTGTATTTCGATGCTATTGCGCGCATTAATCCTGAAGTGTATCGGGATGCGCGGGTGGTGGTAAAAGGATGCTCAAAAGTGCCCGTTCCCACAGCCGCTTATGTTGAACTGACCCGCGTGTTGCGCCCGGTCGTTCAGAGCCTGTTGTTTGGTGAACCATGCAGCACTGTTCCCCTCTATAAACGCCCGAAGGGGTAG
- a CDS encoding four helix bundle protein, whose product MEKTRHFKELIVWQKAQRFVLKIYKLTKHFPKEELFRLTSQLRRSAVSVPGNIAEGYRKRTIPDKAKFLNTAQGAFINHISKSEFLHFQM is encoded by the coding sequence ATGGAGAAAACACGACATTTTAAGGAACTCATTGTCTGGCAAAAGGCTCAGCGATTTGTCTTGAAAATCTATAAGCTGACCAAACATTTTCCGAAGGAAGAATTGTTCAGGCTGACTTCCCAGTTGCGACGAAGTGCTGTTTCAGTTCCTGGGAATATTGCCGAAGGTTATCGAAAACGGACGATACCCGATAAAGCCAAGTTTCTTAACACGGCACAGGGGGCATTTATTAATCACATTTCGAAAAGTGAATTTCTACATTTCCAAATGTGA
- a CDS encoding ABC transporter ATP-binding protein, protein MQLEIKDLSKTYSNGVRALKGVSLTIPQGMFGLLGPNGAGKSSLMRTIATLQEADGGSAQLTGLPEGDLDILTQKDAVRRLLGYLPQEFGVYPRVTAEAMLDHIATLKGIANSRERKEIVQGLLQKVNLYEVRKKNLGTYSGGMKQRFGIAQALIGSPRLIIVDEPTAGLDPAERNRFHNLLSEIGENTIVILSTHIVEDVTNLCSDMAIICLGEVVATGNPNDLVTQLNGKVWQKSVEKSEIDTYRQTHQIISTQLKGGKTRLHAYSEVPLDGFTPVTPDLEDVYFTKITEKMGAVTV, encoded by the coding sequence ATGCAACTCGAAATTAAAGACCTCTCCAAAACTTATTCAAATGGTGTTCGGGCGTTGAAAGGCGTTTCGCTGACCATTCCACAGGGTATGTTTGGCTTATTAGGCCCTAATGGTGCCGGTAAGTCATCGCTCATGCGAACAATTGCTACCCTTCAGGAAGCCGATGGCGGAAGTGCCCAGTTGACAGGACTTCCCGAAGGAGACCTGGATATACTGACCCAGAAAGACGCTGTTCGGCGATTGCTGGGCTACTTACCGCAGGAGTTTGGCGTATATCCTCGCGTAACCGCCGAGGCCATGCTCGATCATATTGCTACGCTGAAAGGCATTGCGAACAGCAGAGAGCGAAAAGAGATTGTACAGGGTCTGCTTCAAAAAGTGAATTTGTATGAGGTGCGGAAGAAAAATCTAGGAACGTATTCGGGTGGTATGAAACAGCGCTTTGGCATTGCTCAGGCCCTGATCGGTAGCCCCCGCCTGATTATTGTTGATGAACCAACTGCCGGTCTTGATCCTGCCGAGCGCAACCGTTTTCATAACCTGCTATCGGAAATTGGCGAGAATACTATTGTCATTCTGTCGACGCACATTGTAGAAGATGTGACGAACCTCTGCTCCGACATGGCCATCATTTGTCTGGGAGAAGTTGTTGCTACGGGTAATCCGAACGATCTGGTGACTCAACTGAATGGCAAGGTCTGGCAGAAATCCGTCGAGAAATCAGAGATTGATACCTATCGCCAGACGCATCAAATTATCTCCACACAATTGAAAGGTGGCAAAACGCGGCTGCATGCCTATAGTGAAGTTCCCCTTGACGGGTTCACCCCCGTAACTCCCGACCTGGAGGATGTGTACTTTACGAAAATTACGGAGAAAATGGGGGCTGTCACTGTTTGA